Proteins encoded within one genomic window of Bacteroides sedimenti:
- a CDS encoding carboxypeptidase-like regulatory domain-containing protein, producing the protein MYLRKRRRESLFFILLLVTCLSANAQIIKVRGTVLNEVGEPVWRANVTNEETNESVSTNEDGKYVITVKNNGKLKFTHMNYATEIVNVKGQLKIDLVLKKNAFMIKEVVVSGKMKKKTDPEIETTNIEIHGNWAIIKTSISPNKRFVSYNRLLMQPYVFNETKKEKYYLKPLALDGREYNITQTRIYGFDINKDPLAEFIVKKESERIPYVDSIYMNNLNDLWRCDAVQSVEDYTKIVFRDTLVIANGLINPLKLLKFDFAGDFLDDPSYFPIDEPPLMDDRDEMHLKFPIGQAYLDLSDSTTVADLSTLKKKLKDIESNQNAQLSTFEINGFASPDGIYEKNVKLAAKRMSVVMQEVLSGLYEGTRANIKSQKHSNVESWKKVADLMYNDSLKTEAMEITAIINKYPNSIDTQGKKITKLPYYQLIAAKYLPRLRKVDYMFSYKIYRSLTIQEIRELYQKNYKELGKYEFFKLYRNEKDSVKCEAIIRKALERYPNFIAAACDLSALCLRRGVGDSKILERYAGANAPEQVNLNHVASLLYERQFSRADSIIDFLKDNPKTVKIKAYTEVLNHRFTEENFKIVAASGVLNEVVMLLAMKKNGAAYRKAQELREETAEIYYIKAVCANRASKEAPDINSNAMLYLEAMDFLKKAIEKDPAYLRMAETDADTIDLLKDVTSQKDNQG; encoded by the coding sequence TGAATCCGTGAGCACAAACGAAGATGGTAAATATGTTATCACAGTAAAAAATAACGGAAAGCTGAAGTTTACACATATGAACTATGCCACAGAAATAGTTAATGTGAAGGGGCAATTAAAAATTGACTTAGTTTTGAAAAAGAATGCCTTTATGATTAAGGAAGTAGTTGTAAGCGGCAAAATGAAGAAAAAAACGGACCCGGAAATTGAAACAACCAATATAGAGATACATGGAAACTGGGCTATTATAAAAACGTCTATAAGTCCCAATAAAAGATTTGTTTCCTATAACCGTCTGCTGATGCAACCTTATGTTTTTAATGAAACGAAAAAGGAAAAATACTACTTAAAACCCCTTGCATTAGACGGAAGGGAATATAACATAACTCAGACACGTATTTATGGCTTTGACATCAATAAAGATCCTCTAGCCGAATTCATCGTAAAAAAAGAGAGTGAACGAATCCCTTATGTGGATTCTATATATATGAATAATTTAAATGATTTATGGCGTTGTGATGCAGTTCAATCAGTAGAAGATTATACCAAAATAGTTTTCAGAGATACCCTTGTCATTGCTAACGGACTGATAAACCCTTTAAAACTTCTGAAATTTGATTTTGCAGGTGACTTTTTGGACGATCCATCCTACTTCCCAATTGACGAACCTCCTTTAATGGATGACAGAGATGAAATGCATCTTAAATTTCCAATCGGTCAAGCCTATCTTGACCTTTCAGATTCTACGACTGTTGCCGATTTATCAACATTAAAAAAGAAATTAAAAGATATTGAAAGTAACCAGAATGCCCAGTTAAGCACCTTTGAAATCAATGGATTTGCTTCACCAGATGGAATTTATGAGAAAAACGTAAAGTTGGCAGCAAAGCGTATGAGTGTTGTGATGCAAGAAGTTCTGAGTGGTTTGTACGAAGGTACACGGGCAAATATAAAGTCACAAAAACACTCAAATGTAGAGAGCTGGAAAAAGGTTGCAGATTTAATGTACAATGACTCTCTGAAAACAGAGGCTATGGAAATAACAGCTATCATTAATAAATATCCAAACAGTATTGACACACAAGGCAAAAAGATTACAAAATTACCTTATTATCAGCTGATAGCAGCTAAATATCTACCCAGATTACGAAAAGTTGATTACATGTTTTCGTATAAAATCTATAGATCATTAACCATACAAGAGATAAGAGAACTATATCAGAAAAACTACAAAGAATTGGGCAAATATGAATTTTTCAAGCTTTATCGAAACGAAAAAGATTCCGTAAAATGTGAAGCCATAATCAGAAAAGCACTCGAGAGATATCCAAATTTCATTGCCGCAGCCTGCGATTTATCGGCGTTGTGCCTTCGAAGAGGTGTTGGCGATTCAAAAATCCTAGAACGCTATGCCGGAGCAAATGCCCCCGAACAGGTGAATCTAAATCATGTTGCTTCACTATTATACGAAAGACAATTCAGCAGAGCGGATTCTATTATCGACTTTTTGAAGGACAATCCTAAAACCGTTAAAATAAAAGCCTATACCGAAGTTTTAAACCACCGGTTTACCGAAGAAAACTTTAAAATCGTTGCAGCATCTGGGGTATTGAACGAAGTGGTTATGCTACTGGCAATGAAGAAAAATGGGGCTGCTTATAGAAAGGCTCAGGAATTAAGAGAAGAGACAGCCGAAATATATTACATTAAAGCTGTATGCGCTAACAGAGCGTCTAAAGAAGCGCCAGACATCAACTCAAATGCTATGTTGTATCTGGAAGCAATGGACTTTCTGAAAAAAGCAATTGAGAAAGACCCTGCTTATCTACGCATGGCAGAGACTGATGCTGATACAATCGATTTATTAAAAGATGTGACATCTCAAAAAGATAATCAAGGATGA